The proteins below come from a single Longimicrobium sp. genomic window:
- the tsaE gene encoding tRNA (adenosine(37)-N6)-threonylcarbamoyltransferase complex ATPase subunit type 1 TsaE: MAERVAELSEAALVAWGERIGREAETPLVIALRGDLGAGKSTLARAIVHGTGVAGDVPSPTFNLLFRYDTPRGVTVHHLDLYRLEDPDEVWDLGWQELGAAGDVVLIEWPERAETMLPATRWEVELEEAAGGDLRRVAATPVGAPPALPPMEGAR, from the coding sequence ATGGCTGAGCGGGTCGCGGAGCTCTCCGAGGCCGCGCTGGTAGCCTGGGGCGAGCGGATCGGGCGGGAGGCGGAGACGCCGCTGGTGATCGCGCTGCGCGGCGACCTGGGGGCGGGGAAGAGCACGCTGGCCCGCGCCATCGTGCACGGCACGGGGGTGGCGGGGGACGTGCCCTCGCCCACCTTCAACCTCCTCTTCCGCTACGACACGCCACGCGGGGTGACGGTCCACCACCTGGACCTGTACCGCCTGGAGGACCCGGACGAGGTGTGGGACCTCGGATGGCAGGAGCTGGGCGCCGCGGGGGACGTGGTTCTGATCGAGTGGCCGGAGCGCGCGGAGACGATGCTGCCTGCGACCAGGTGGGAGGTGGAGCTGGAGGAAGCGGCCGGCGGCGACCTGCGCCGGGTCGCGGCCACGCCGGTCGGCGCCCCGCCCGCGCTGCCGCCGATGGAGGGCGCGCGTTGA
- the rimI gene encoding ribosomal protein S18-alanine N-acetyltransferase codes for MEASVRAMPAFRIRLLRESDLPDVMEIETAAFSTPWRENTFRGLMRRADTDLFVADAVGRVVGYAACWTVVDQSELGNVAVAEEARGRGIGGALVDAVVRRVRERGAQEIFLEVRESNVGAQSVYLERGFSVIGRRRSYYSSPTEDALIMRLRV; via the coding sequence ATGGAGGCCTCCGTGCGCGCCATGCCCGCCTTCCGCATCCGCCTCCTGCGCGAGAGCGACCTGCCGGACGTGATGGAGATCGAGACCGCCGCGTTCTCCACCCCCTGGCGCGAGAACACCTTTCGCGGCCTCATGCGCCGCGCCGACACCGACCTCTTCGTGGCCGATGCGGTGGGGCGGGTGGTGGGATACGCGGCGTGCTGGACGGTGGTGGACCAGAGCGAACTGGGGAACGTGGCCGTGGCCGAAGAGGCGCGCGGACGCGGGATCGGCGGAGCGCTGGTGGACGCCGTGGTGCGAAGGGTCAGGGAGCGCGGGGCCCAGGAGATCTTCCTGGAGGTGCGCGAGTCCAACGTGGGCGCGCAGTCGGTGTACCTGGAGCGCGGGTTCTCGGTGATCGGGCGCCGCCGCTCGTACTACTCGTCGCCCACGGAAGACGCGCTCATTATGCGTCTCCGCGTTTGA
- the tsaB gene encoding tRNA (adenosine(37)-N6)-threonylcarbamoyltransferase complex dimerization subunit type 1 TsaB has protein sequence MNGPVLALDSSTLGGSVAVGVDGCVVAERVLPNRAGASGTLLPNADEALRAAGLAPGDVAALVVGGGPGSFTGLRIAAATAKAVVRVRGVPLFAFSGLMGAAAARREDGRAVCALFDARNREVYAGCWRFGAGVEEAMAIEALALDELIERFRDDPPLFTGEGAWMHRDVLAAAFGPEAVAPEEGPSIAAGLLWLAGAVPERGRVADVAGWEPDYVRSSGAERIAAQGRVR, from the coding sequence TTGAACGGCCCGGTCCTCGCGCTCGACAGCTCCACGCTCGGCGGATCGGTGGCCGTGGGGGTGGATGGGTGCGTGGTGGCTGAGCGCGTCCTTCCCAACCGGGCCGGCGCCTCGGGGACGCTGCTCCCCAACGCGGACGAGGCGCTGCGTGCGGCGGGTCTGGCTCCGGGGGACGTGGCGGCGCTGGTGGTGGGGGGCGGGCCGGGGTCGTTCACCGGGCTCCGCATCGCCGCGGCGACGGCCAAGGCGGTGGTGCGGGTGCGCGGCGTCCCCCTCTTCGCCTTCAGCGGACTGATGGGTGCCGCGGCCGCTCGACGGGAGGACGGGCGAGCCGTGTGCGCCCTCTTCGATGCCCGCAACCGCGAGGTGTACGCCGGCTGCTGGCGCTTCGGGGCCGGCGTGGAGGAGGCGATGGCGATCGAGGCGCTCGCGCTTGACGAGCTCATCGAGCGCTTCCGCGACGATCCGCCCCTCTTCACCGGCGAGGGCGCGTGGATGCACCGCGACGTGCTGGCCGCCGCCTTCGGCCCCGAAGCCGTGGCGCCGGAGGAGGGGCCCTCGATCGCGGCGGGGCTCCTCTGGCTGGCGGGCGCGGTGCCGGAGCGAGGGCGCGTGGCCGACGTCGCCGGGTGGGAGCCGGACTACGTGCGCTCCTCGGGCGCGGAGCGCATCGCGGCGCAGGGGAGGGTGCGCTGA